One Lachancea thermotolerans CBS 6340 chromosome F complete sequence DNA window includes the following coding sequences:
- the TMH11 gene encoding Tmh11p (highly similar to uniprot|P47131 Saccharomyces cerevisiae YJR085C Hypothetical ORF) has translation MEHPAFTLAALTTMGGAMGYARKGSKPSLLAGLVFGGVYGYAGYLLHKNADGGLEIALGASSLMLITGIARGVPSRFKKPVPLVLTILGGLGTFYYYRKYKEFYP, from the coding sequence ATGGAACACCCAGCTTTCACACTGGCAGCTTTGACCACCATGGGTGGGGCCATGGGCTACGCCCGCAAAGGCTCCAAGCCTTCCCTGCTTGCAGGCCTAGTTTTCGGGGGCGTTTACGGGTATGCTGGATACCTGCTGCACAAGAACGCGGACGGCGGACTCGAAATCGCGCTGGGCGCCAGTTCGCTCATGCTTATTACGGGAATCGCCAGAGGCGTTCCTTCTcgcttcaagaagcccgtGCCTCTTGTGCTGACCATCTTGGGTGGGCTGGGAACTTTCTACTACTACCGCAAGTACAAAGAGTTCTACCCCTAA
- a CDS encoding uncharacterized protein (similar to uniprot|P47130 Saccharomyces cerevisiae YJR084W CSN12 Subunit of the Cop9 signalosome which is required for deneddylation or removal of the ubiquitin-like protein Rub1p from Cdc53p (cullin) involved in adaptation to pheromone signaling): MILDILLLTFLTLSGIPMGLKKQRKRETMNSIVQCFEYRRSTQELLDFLRYDGPCPSSVFSLGRISNEKLVQLIQTTLALKQEFIENCGSATVSTKLFDLANEQLKLINRLSEGETVWITAPLHASAAQLLRVGTQLDKKASERRDLDKRKKKKLRGDLDEERFLEKCVRTIHTSFKLCLNDRNPNTHDNKKWGVYFFTNLELSIYKRLQNRDMVRNLVKVLESRAQELPTPENALQSHKAQLVTYYYYMAEFYGCQDSNFARGFEFARKAWLNSRREGGSQEDMIVMLLIPFAMLAHKWYPDAQVLAARHPRVARLYAPVIQCLRNGDLKSFETWLEQNEAAMLRRNLYVALVLVRELVLLKLLKLSFRFYGSRSIVPLKLVTTALLKSRTHKGVKNITDEQLDETECVLANLISKDYIKGYLSHSNRALVVSKTNAFPRLVHSGT; encoded by the coding sequence TACCGCAGATCCACTCAGGAACtgcttgactttttgagatATGATGGACCCTGCCCAAGTTCTGTTTTTTCTCTCGGAAGGATCAGCAACGAAAAGCTGGTACAACTCATACAAACGACCCTAGCGCTTAAACAAGAGTTCATCGAAAACTGCGGATCTGCTACAGTTAGCACAAAGCTGTTTGACTTGGCTAATGAACAATTGAAACTCATAAACCGGCTCTCCGAGGGGGAAACAGTGTGGATTACCGCGCCTTTACATGCAAGCGCcgcgcagctgctgcgAGTAGGAACGCAGCTCGACAAGAAGGCATCAGAACGAAGAGATCTCGATAAgaggaaaaagaagaaactCAGAGGAGATCTCGACGAAGAGCGGTTTCTGGAAAAGTGCGTGCGCACGATTCACACAAGCTTTAAGCTGTGTCTTAATGACAGAAACCCAAATACACACGATAACAAAAAATGGGGCGTGTACTTCTTCACCAACCTGGAGCTGAGCATCTACAAAAGACTACAAAATCGAGACATGGTGCGAAACCTTGTGAAAGTGCTCGAAAGCCGGGCTCAGGAGCTACCCACGCCAGAAAACGCGCTGCAGTCTCACAAAGCACAGCTAGTGACGTACTACTACTATATGGCCGAGTTCTACGGGTGTCAGGACAGCAACTTTGCCCGCGGGTTCGAGTTCGCGCGCAAAGCGTGGCTGAACTCGCGTCGCGAGGGCGGCTCCCAGGAGGACATGATTGTGATGCTGCTGATCCCCTTTGCCATGCTGGCGCACAAGTGGTACCCCGACGCCCAAGTACTGGCTGCACGCCATCCCCGTGTTGCGCGCCTATACGCGCCTGTGATCCAATGCTTGCGCAACGGCGATCTGAAGAGTTTTGAGACCTGGCTGGAGCAGAATGAAGCCGCTATGCTGCGCCGCAACCTCTACGTTGCCCTAGTTCTGGTGCGAGAGCTAGTGCTCCTCAAGCTGCTAAAGCTCAGCTTCCGCTTCTATGGCTCGCGCTCCATTGTGCCTCTAAAGCTCGTCACCACCGCGCTACTTAAGAGCAGAACCCACAAAGgtgtcaaaaacatcacaGACGAGCAGCTGGACGAGACAGAGTGTGTGCTGGCCAACCTAATCAGTAAGGACTACATCAAAGGGTATCTGTCGCACTCGAACCGTGCCCTCGTGGTAAGCAAGACCAATGCCTTCCCGCGCCTGGTTCACTCCGGCACGTGA